One part of the Bacteroidia bacterium genome encodes these proteins:
- a CDS encoding glycosyltransferase family 2 protein, producing MKDHVRIGAVLTCFNRRNKTLACLEKLYKQEAIQSGRVSLEVFLTDDNSPDGTAAAVKENFPGVHVFEGTGSLYWNGGMNLAFGKALQHNLDYYLWLNDDTFLYPNALDKLLDTHAEVSAKKEPKSIILGGTVDPVSKEFSYGGFKRLSRWTLKMEAVMPGKEPRKCTSNTGNCVLIPRSVSDRVGNIEPFYTHRWGDPDYGLRAGKLGCSIWLAPGYVAECEANPTAERWASPSLSFSERIKDFHSIKGYIKKDWYFFVKRHGGILWFALWIKPYLDMVMLSLKDMFTGTKKIQAQAH from the coding sequence ATGAAAGATCACGTGCGCATCGGAGCAGTTTTAACCTGCTTTAATCGGAGAAATAAGACCCTGGCATGTTTAGAAAAGCTCTATAAGCAGGAGGCAATACAGTCCGGCAGGGTTAGTCTGGAAGTTTTCCTTACAGATGACAATAGTCCGGATGGAACAGCTGCTGCCGTAAAGGAAAACTTTCCGGGAGTTCATGTTTTTGAGGGTACGGGTTCCTTGTACTGGAATGGAGGTATGAATTTGGCTTTTGGGAAAGCCCTTCAGCATAATCTGGATTACTATCTCTGGTTAAATGATGACACCTTCCTCTATCCAAATGCTTTGGACAAATTGCTGGACACACATGCGGAGGTAAGTGCCAAAAAAGAACCCAAGAGTATTATTTTGGGAGGGACGGTAGATCCGGTTAGTAAGGAGTTCTCATACGGAGGCTTTAAAAGGCTAAGTCGTTGGACCCTGAAAATGGAAGCAGTCATGCCAGGAAAGGAACCTCGAAAATGTACGAGCAACACTGGCAACTGCGTACTCATACCCAGATCAGTTTCTGACAGAGTAGGAAATATAGAACCCTTCTATACACATAGATGGGGAGATCCGGATTATGGATTAAGGGCCGGGAAATTGGGATGTAGTATCTGGTTGGCGCCAGGATATGTTGCAGAGTGCGAAGCAAACCCTACCGCAGAAAGATGGGCCTCTCCTTCCCTATCCTTTTCAGAAAGGATCAAGGATTTTCATTCAATCAAAGGGTATATAAAGAAAGACTGGTACTTCTTTGTCAAAAGACATGGAGGCATTCTGTGGTTTGCTCTCTGGATCAAACCCTACCTGGATATGGTAATGCTCAGTCTTAAAGATATGTTTACCGGAACCAAAAAAATACAGGCGCAAGCCCACTGA
- a CDS encoding HAD family hydrolase, whose amino-acid sequence MTLPSFKIDNSWTLFLDRDGVINVKRDNDYVKHWGEFIFLPGVFEAMQIFNKMFGRIVIVTNQRGVGRKLMTNEDVEDIHERMRKEIESQGGRIDQIFYCPDLAEEDHREWRKPKPGMAFEAKKMYPEIDFEKSLIIGDSISDMEFGKNAGIYSVWLSDKEIKEEHKTIIDTQTHSLLEFAKLLETEAKQEA is encoded by the coding sequence ATGACCTTGCCGTCCTTTAAGATTGACAACAGCTGGACCCTCTTTCTCGATAGAGATGGAGTGATCAACGTAAAAAGAGACAATGACTACGTAAAACATTGGGGAGAATTCATCTTTCTGCCCGGCGTTTTCGAGGCGATGCAAATCTTCAACAAGATGTTTGGAAGGATCGTCATTGTTACCAATCAAAGGGGAGTAGGTCGGAAATTGATGACAAATGAGGATGTCGAGGACATTCACGAGCGAATGAGAAAAGAAATTGAATCGCAGGGAGGACGGATAGATCAGATTTTTTATTGTCCGGATTTGGCGGAAGAGGATCACAGAGAATGGAGGAAACCAAAACCGGGCATGGCTTTTGAAGCTAAAAAAATGTATCCGGAAATAGACTTTGAGAAGTCCTTGATTATCGGAGACTCGATCTCTGACATGGAGTTTGGAAAAAATGCAGGAATATACAGCGTTTGGCTATCGGATAAGGAAATCAAAGAGGAACACAAAACGATCATCGATACCCAAACACATTCTTTATTAGAATTTGCAAAACTATTAGAAACGGAGGCTAAGCAAGAGGCTTAA